A single Cyclopterus lumpus isolate fCycLum1 chromosome 3, fCycLum1.pri, whole genome shotgun sequence DNA region contains:
- the adma gene encoding adrenomedullin a codes for MQLIIQSFLSCCLLATVAHCVELEVNPELKKRRSIWLGSRLRRDLDSVSVEKTAESEYFVRPEDVRDTLVPHSSTDINVRTKRSKNSGSQSRRQGCSLGTCTVHDLAHRLHQLNNKLKIGSAPVDKISPQGYGRRRRSLPAHRVTLRLEHGRLRPVWSAIESQVHKLEALLRRT; via the exons ATGCAGTTGATCATCCAGTCCTTTCTCTCTTGCTGTCTGCTGGCGACAGTCGCGCACTGTGTGGAACTTGAAGTGAATCCAGAGTTGAAAAAAAG GCGAAGCATATGGCTCGGCAGCAGATTGAGACGGGATCTTGACAGTGTATCAGTAGAGAAGACAGCAGAGTCCGAGTACTTTGTCAGACCGGAAGATGTCAGGGACACTTTGGTGCCACATTCCAG cACTGACATCAATGTCCGAACCAAGAGGTCTAAAAACTCAGGCAGTCAATCAAGAAGACAAGGTTGTTCGCTGGGCACCTGTACAGTGCACGACCTGGCACACCGCCTGCACCAGCTCAACAACAAGTTGAAGATCGGGAGTGCCCCTGTTGACAAGATCAGCCCACAGGGATACGGCCGGAGGCGTCGATCTCTCCCAGCGCACAGAGTCACACTGAGGCTAGAGCATGGCAGGCTGAGGCCCGTGTGGAGCGCAATTGAGTCACAAGTTCACAAGCTCGAGGCGCTCCTCAGACGGACATGA
- the ampd3a gene encoding AMP deaminase 3: protein MPRQFPKVTLSKAEEKTQLLAEKLYASALKEEDSKDALSLFSVPEDCPIGLQQAKEHELLKELAEQHSEESTKRKKSLKMIRSQSMSLQIAVNTDCTRSVVVTPYLSPSSTCSSEPDNCPEYQRVTISGDYCAGITVEDYEQAAKSLFKALLIREKYSKLAYHRSCRTTAQFLRSAENTRWSEDDEVLPDMCPCPTDGEDPYSIQNIPENLNYELKMKDGIVHVYDNAEALRGNKPHDLPYPDIETFAIDFAHVLAMIADGPTKTYCHRRLNFLSSKFYLHEMLNEMAELKELKSVPHRDFYNVRKVDTHIHAAACMSQKHLLTFIQETYKTDADRVVLEKAGQKMTLQQVFHSLNKDPYDLTVDSLDVHAGRHTFHRFDKFNAKYNPVGASELREIFLKTDNLMNGEYFARIIKEVAHDLEESKYQHAEPRLSIYGRSPEEWDSLSKWFIQHKVHSPNMRWIIQVPRIYDIFKTKKLVPNFAKMLENIFLPIFEATVNPQKHKQLHVFLKYVSGFDSVDDESKHSDHMFSFRSPKPEQWTADDNPPYSYYIFHMYANIMVLNNLRKERGLSTFQLRPHCGEAGSITHLVSAFLTSDNISHGLNLKKSPVLQYLYYLAQVPIAMSPLSNNSLFLEYSKNPLPEFLHKGLCVSLSTDDPMQFHYTKEPLMEEYAIAAQLWKLSTCDVCEIARNSVLQSGLSDEYKRHFLGVNYLKDGPEGNDIRRTNVAQIRMGYRHETLCNELSFIVGAVMSEAMNSRSE from the exons ATGCCTCGTCAATTCCCAAAGGTAACTCTGAGTAAAGCAGAAGAGAAGACACAACTGTTAGCGGAGAAACTGTATGCATCAGCGCTAAAGGAAGAAGACAGCAAGGATGCCTTATCCTTGTTCAGCGTGCCTGAGGACTGCCCAATTGGCCTCCAGCAAGCCAAGGAGCATGAACTGCTGAAGGAGCTGGCAGAGCAACATTCAGAGGAGAGTACCAAAAG GAAGAAAAGCCTGAAGATGATTCGTTCCCAGTCCATGTCCCTGCAGATCGCCGTGAATACAGATTGTACACGGTCCGTGGTGGTCACGCCATACCTGTCCCccagctccacctgctcatcagagCCAGACAACTGCCCCGAATACCAGAGGGTCACTATTAGTGGTGATTACTGTGCTGGA ATCACAGTGGAGGACTATGAACaggcagccaaaagtctgtttaAGGCTCTGCTTATTCGTGAGAAATACTCAAAGCTAGCCTACCATAGATCCTGCAGAACCACAGCCCAGTTCCTCCGCAGTGCTGAGAACACGAGATGGAGCGAAGATGATGAGGTTCTTCCAG ACATGTGTCCATGTCCAACAGATGGAGAAGATCCCTACAGCATTCAGAACATCCCTGAGAATCTAAACTATGAACTGAAGATGAAGGATGGGATAGTGCATGTATATGATAATGCCGAGGCTCTAAGAGGAAACAAGCCCCATGACCTTCCTTACCCAGACATAGAGACCTTTGCCATAGACTTCGCTCATGTGCTGGCAATGATTGCAGATGGACCAAC GAAGACATACTGTCACAGACGACTAAATTTCTTAAGTTCAAAGTTTTACCTCCATGAGATGCTCAATGAGATGGCTGAGCTAAAGGAATTGAAAAGTGTGCCTCACAGAGATTTCTACAATGTTAGGAAG gTGGACACGCATATTCATGCAGCGGCCTGCATGTCTCAGAAACACCTGCTGACCTTCATTCAGGAAACATATAAGACTGATGCTGACCGTGTGGTGTTGGAAAAGGCTGGACAAAAGATGACACTGCAGCAGGTTTTCCACAGTCTCAATAAGGACCCCTATGACCTTACCGTGGACTCTCTGGATGTACATGCT GGGAGACACACCTTCCACCGGTTTGATAAGTTCAATGCAAAGTATAATCCAGTGGGAGCGAGTGAACTTCGAGAAATCTTCCTGAAAACAGACAACCTGATGAATGGAGAGTATTTTGCTCGCATCATAAAG GAAGTGGCCCATGACCTGGAGGAGAGTAAGTACCAGCATGCAGAGCCTCGCCTCTCCATCTATGGACGCTCTCCAGAGGAGTGGGACAGTCTGTCTAAGTGGTTTATTCAGCACAAAGTACACTCTCCAAACATGAGGTGGATCATTCAAGTGCCCAGAATATA TGATATTTTCAAGACAAAGAAACTGGTACCTAATTTTGCCAAGATGCTGGAGAACATATTCCTTCCTATATTTGAGGCCACTGTTAACCCACAGAAGCACAAACAACTTCATGTTTTCCTCAAATAT GTGTCAGGGTTTGACAGCGTAGACGATGAGTCCAAGCACAgcgatcacatgttctccttcagGAGCCCAAAGCCAGAGCAATGGACTGCAGATGACAACCCTCCATACAGCTACTACATCTTCCACATGTATGCAAACATCATGGTCCTTAACAACCTCAGAAA AGAGCGTGGCCTGAGCACCTTCCAGTTACGTCCTCATTGTGGAGAAGCTGGATCAATCACTCACTTGGTCTCTGCCTTTCTCACATCGGACAACATCTCACATGGACTTAACTTGAAGAAG AGCCCTGTGCTGCAGTACCTGTACTACCTGGCCCAGGTGCCAATTGCAATGTCTCCACTTAGCAACAACAGCCTGTTCCTGGAATACTCCAAGAATCCTCTCCCAGAGTTTCTGCACAaaggcctgtgtgtgtccctgtccACAGATGACCCCATGCAGTTCCACTACACCAAG GAACCACTGATGGAAGAGTACGCTATCGCAGCCCAGCTGTGGAAGCTCAGCACCTGTGATGTGTGTGAAATAGCCAGAAACAGTGTGCTGCAAAGTGGACTGTCTGACGAG TATAAGAGGCACTTCTTAGGAGTGAACTATCTGAAAGACGGACCTGAAGGGAACGATATCCGTCGGACCAATGTTGCCCAGATCCGCATGGGCTACAGACACGAGACACTGTGCAATGAACTCAGCTTCATAGTCGGCGCAGTGATGTCTGAAGCTATGAATTCCCGGTCTGAATAA
- the lyve1a gene encoding lymphatic vessel endothelial hyaluronic acid receptor 1a yields the protein MIWLCITSLLSITPVISDQNIETSRIRVFPAENQSIAGVFQVSGLNGLNQSQYTFNASDARRLCSSLGVNIASKAQVREALTRGLETCRFGWIDEHFAVIPRIKALSNCGQNRKGLVTWRAPVTRKFDVFCFNESDAATQLKDATTESLLNRRDYSKAASPTRTTHVSSSSSRPSSSSTSKTIDSEAQPARFVGRAQSSAGVKAILITSMCALLLTAIILLAYVKMRRSRALSSDVKQQQEHIQTEEWICVKDIKETNETALEDERIEVDDDNAR from the exons ATGATCTGGCTTTGCATCACATCGCTGTTGTCAATTACTCCAGTCATCTCTGATCAAAATATTGAAACAAGCCGCATCAGAG TTTTCCCAGCAGAAAACCAAAGTATTGCTGGAGTTTTCCAGGTTAGTGGCTTAAATGGCCTCAACCAGTCTCAGTACACCTTCAATGCCTCTGATGCTCGGAGGCTCTGCTCATCTCTCGGAGTGAACATTGCCTCAAAAGCACAAGTACGGGAAGCTCTCACTCGAGGTTTAGAAACGTGCAG gtttggatggattgatgaacATTTTGCAGTAATCCCCCGCATCAAGGCCCTTTCTAATTGTGGCCAAAACCGTAAAGGCTTGGTGACATGGCGAGCGCCTGTTACACGAAAATTTGATGTGTTTTGCTTCAATGAATCAG ATGCTGCGACACAATTGAAGGATGCAACAACTGAGAGCCTTTTGAACAGGAGGGATTACTCTAAAGCAGCAAGTCCCACCCGGACCACACAcgtgtcttcctcctcctctcgtccttcttcctcctcaactTCTAAAACCATTGACAGTGAGGCACAACCAGCCCGGTTTGTTGGCCGTGCACAAAGCTCTGCTGGAG TGAAGGCGATACTCATCACCTCAATGTGTGCCCTTCTCCTTACTGCAATAATCCTCCTTGCATACGTAAAAAT gaggaggagtcgTGCTCTGAGCTCtgacgtgaagcagcagcaagaaCACATCCAGACAGAAGAATGGATATGTGTGAAGGACATAAAGGAAACCAATGAAACTGCTCTGGAAGATGAGAGGATAGAAGTGGATGATGACAATGCAAGATAA